The Paenibacillus pabuli DNA segment CATTCCGGATGGGTCTCAAAGAGTGATTCGTGTGCCTTGCTGAAATCAAAGCGGGCAATAAACTTCATTCCATGCTCATGGGTCTTCGATACAGCCTCTTGCAGTAGATCGGTCTGAAGATAAGGCGTGACATATTGATGCTCCAGTGCAGATGGATAAAAGGCGAAGATTCCTCCCGCATTCATCATCAGCACATTGGTTTGGAACTCCTGCAGCTCCTTCATCAACAGGTCCACATTCATGTCCGCATCAATCTCGCGAAGATTATTTTGAATCAGGCGAAGCCGGTTTGAAGACCACCAGTTCATTCGCATCATCCTCCTCTTGTCTGCGATGTACCTTAACGGTATACCTTGGGCGACAGGCACAGTAGGGACATTTTTTGCAGATGCGGAGCAGGAAATTTATGTCCGTTCTAACGGAGAAAATGCACAGCGTTACGGCAAACGCTTCGGAAATGGAGACAAAAATTGTCCGATCGCTATGCAATGGAACGTTTTGCTACAAAAAGCAGATTAGAGGAATCGAAACACCACACGCTGTACAAGCTAACGGAAACTTCCTCGTACGGAAAGGAGGATTCCCATGAGCCGTGAAAAGGGAGAAATCACGATATGGCTGTCCTTTTCGATCATCTTGCTCAGTGCCGGACTGGTATGCCATGTTTTATCTATTCCGGCGATTCTGGACAAGGCTGGCAGAGACGGCTGGCTATCTGTAGCGGCGGCTGCACCTTTCTTCATGCTTTTTCTATGTATGATGTTCGTCATCATTCGCCGGGTAAGGGGTCAGCGCCTGACCGACTGGATCACGCGGGAATTCGGTGCTGTACCTTCCTGGATCTTCCGTATTTCGGCCTCTCTTCTGCTGCTTGCACTTGGGACACATACCTTATATGAGACCACGAACTGGACGGTATCCACTTATCTGCAATTCACCCCGCCATATGTGCTAGCAGGATGCGGAGCGTTGGTTGCCGCCTGGGCGGCCGCCAAAGGGATCCGGTCCATTGCGATGACATCAAGTATCCTGCTCCCTTTCGTGATCCTGCTCGGATATTTTGTGATGTCAGCCAACATGAAATACAAGGACTACGGCCAGCTGTTCCCGATCATGGAATACGGTGCCGGTCCCGTCCTGAAAGGTATGATCTATTCACTCGCCGGACTAATGGAGATCTGGATATTGATGCTGTTTCAGCACGATGTCAAAGGCAAAATCCGCTGGTGGCATCTTCTGCTGCTTGGACTATTCATGCTTAGTATGGCGGCTGGCCCCACGCTGGGAGCTATTGTTGAATTCGGTCCGGAGGAAGCAGCCAAGCAGCGGAATAGCCCCTATGAACAATGGAAGCTGGTGAATATCGGAAAATTGCTCCAGCACGTGGACTTCCTATCCATCTATCAATGGCTGAGCGGTTCATTTGCCAGAGTCGCCATCTCCATCTATCTCATTGTGGATCTGCTTGATTTTCGCAGGCCCAGGAAGAGATACATTGCTGTATTGTCAGTCACATTCATTATGTGCTTCGTAGCTATACAGTGGTGGCGAATTGATTACGTCGATTATTATGTGAACCGCATTCAGTTTCCCGTGATGCTCGCTTATGTATCTGTTGTCACTGTCCTGTTGACCCTTGCCGCATTCATACACAAAAAAGACAAGGAGGCTCCTGCCCATGCCGATCACAACCACGCCCACAAAGGTCCCTCATCCGGCTGAACCTTTTCGAATCAATGAGCATAATTTGACGACGTTCTTTGCCGGATCGGACGATGTCATCATCAGCAGCCATATGATCGGGGAGTCTCCCGCACAGATCGTCATCGTGTATTGCAGCGGTATGGTCGACAGCAAATCCATATATGATATTATTCTTCCCGAATTGACGCGCGCTTACGAGCGCACTCACTTCCTTCGTACATCGGATATTGAGAGATCCATTACCCTGCAATGGACCCTTATGGATCTAGAGGACAAGGCATTCGGTCCGAAACTGATGTCCCTCCGAGTATTCGAAGGTCATATGCTGATCTGCATACCATCACTGCAGGTGATGTGGAGCATGGATATCTCCAATATTCCTACACGTACGCCGGAGGAATCCACAACGGAAGTGTCCATCCGGGGAGCAAGAGACGGTTTTATCGAACGGATGTCCGTCAATATTACGTTGATTCGTACACGTCTGCGTACAGCCGATCTGGCTTGTAATATCGAATTAATCGGTTCACGTTCAGTGACCAAAGTAGCTCTGATGTATATCAAAAATATTGCCAACCCTGAACTGATTAATGATGTCCAGAATCGGCTGCGCAAGATTGATACGGAACGCATCATGACAGCCAACGAGCTGGAGGAATTGTTATCTCCATCGAAGCTCACATTGTTTCCGTTAACCCATTACACGGGCCGACCTGATTTTGCAGCAGAATGCCTGTTGAATGGCCGTTTCATTCTCATCGTGGATGGTAATCCCAGTGTCATCATCGGTCCGGTAAATCTGTTTCTGCTTCTCAAATCACCTGAGGACGCCAGTTTTCCGTTCCTCTCGGTGAATATGGGCCGCATGCTGCGCTTCATCGGACTATTGGTAACCATATTCCTGCCTGGCTTCTATATCGCGCTGACTTCATTTCATATGGACCAGCTGCCGTTTCCGCTTGTTGCCACGATCTCGGTTGGACGGATGGGTCTGCCGATGGAATCGGGTGTGGAGATGTTTCTCATTATGCTTCTGATGGAGTTGTTCCGGGAAGCAGGAGTACGGCTTCCCAGCGCCATTGGTCAGACGCTGACCGTTGTTGGTGGTTTGATTATCGGGGATTCAGCCATTCGGGCGGGAATGGTCTCTCCGCTCATGATTGTCGTCATTGCCGTAACGGTAGTCGCCGGGGCAACCATCGTGAATCAGGTGATGACCAGTTCGGTTCTGATTCTGCGCTTTTTCTGTTATGTACTTGGAGCTTCCCTTGGCATATACGGGTTCATTCTGTCCATTATCCTGTTCCTGATCTATCTGACCGATCTCAAGTCATTCGGCATTCCTTACCTGACACCACTGACACCGCTTAATTTCAAACAGGCCCTGGCTTCTCTGTTCAAGCTCCCGAAGGGTTGGATGAAACGCAGACCCGTCTATCTTGAAACGCAAAAGCCGCGCAAAGAAGGTAACGATCGATGAAACGGCATATGCGAAGGTGGTCGTTAGGACTACTAAGCCTTGTTCTGTGTCTAGTGACCAGCGGTTGCTGGAGTGCCTATGAGATTCAGCAGGTTGACTATGCCAAAGCGATCGGCGTCGATTATAAAGACGGGATGTATCACGTGTACGTTCAGACCATGGACTTTGCCAGTGTAGCCAAGAGTGAGAGCTCGACCAAAAATGAGGAACCCCCTCCCATATGGGTTGGACATGCAACGGGCAAAACATTGAACCTGGCTATAAATGAACTGTTCCGCAGTGCCCAACTCCATATTGCCTGGGGTCATGTGACGGCAATCGTTATGGCCGAAAGCATTCTGACAAGCAATCATATCAAGGGTGTGTTTGATATGCTCGGACGCTTCCCGGAATCCAGATATACGACTTGGGTGTATGGTACTCGTGAACCGCTGGAGGATATTCTGAGCGCGACATCCATCTACAACATGTCGCCGCTGGACAGCATTCTTCATAATCCACTCCCTACATTTTTGGAGGAGTCGCTCTTTCCTCCGGTGCTTAGTTTCAAGCTCATTGCCACCCATAACGATCCGTCCACGACAACCTATCTGCCGAGTATTGCCCTGAACAAGGAGCATTGGTCGCAGAACAAAAAGAAACATGAACTGTTTGTCATTGAGGGTGCCTTTTTCGAACGAACCGGGGTTAATTTCGAATATTTGTCTCGCAGTAAGCTTCCAGGATACCACTGGCTGCTCAAGGATATGCGGCGTGCACCATTGATGATTGAGAAGGATGGAACCATCTATGGGGTCCTCAGTGTGGGCCTGCCCAACCTTAAGATCAAGCCTGTTGTTAAGGGGAATGACGTTCACTTCAATATCGATGCGAAGTACCTGACCGCCTTGTACGAATATCTCACCCCCATTTCCTATGATGAAATGGTCCAGTTTAGCGAGAAGACGTTACGGAAACAAATCTTGCAAACGTACCGTGAAGGGCTGCGGCGCGGAGTCGATGTGTATGGACTTCAGGAGAAGCTGTACCGTAAGAATCCAGGTCTGTGGCGTAAGCTATCGAACAATGGTTCCAAGATGATCCTGACGGAAGACTCCATTCAGAACCTGAACATCAAGATCACCATTCCCTATACGGGTAAATTCCGAAGAAGAGTATAGCAAAGGTGAAGCAGTAAGCCCCCTTGTTTGGTTGAAACCGGACAAGAGGGCTTATTCGGGTGTTAGGTTGGATTGTTTGCAGGTAGGAGAAGGAAGATGAGAATGAGCTTTATGAACTGCTTTTGCGTACGCTCCGTTCCATCAGCCAGCCAATGAATATAGACAATGACAGTCCGAACAGCAGGATTGGAGAATTGTAATAAAGAGTATTCGTGTATTGGTTCAACCAGCCAAAACGGTACACGGCCGAGCTCGGATCATTCGTGAAGCCGCCCAGCTGCGTCCGCAGATTCTCAATCATTTGCAGCTCCAAAAAGACAGACAAGACACACAGCAGCACAGCAAGCAAAGGCACTATGACATGCACTTTATCGCCCCACCGCTGACGCTGATCATAAAGCCACCACTTGGACAACGACACCGTCCAGATACACTGGATCAGAAACGTCAGAAGGGACGGAAACAAAATGAGTATCCCCGGGTTACCATTGCCGGAGACTCCTCTGCCAGCTTCATGCTGAAATGTTAACCCATGCACGGCAAAGATCATAAGTACGTTCCAGAGAAAGAAAATGACATAGGGTACGTTTAATCCCTTTAGACGGTTCATTTGTTCCCTCCCTTACATTGAAACGCTATGTATAGACAGACTATCGTAAAAATGGTACGTCAGATAGTGCTTCTCCTAAGTAAATTACCAATATCCAGGCCGCAATCCATAACAGAGGCAGCTGCATGATCCAGTAAGGAAAGGTGTACCTCCTCGCATGATACGATACCCAGCCCGCAATCAAGGCTGCAATAACACTGATGGGATACGTCATGAGTAACGCACCTTCCAGACGGCTTGCGACCTCATATTCGGGAGGTGTTGGCGCAGCGAGCGACATCCCCATGGCAAAAGCAATCAAAGGCCAGAGCAGCAACGTCAATCCGTATATTAAGGTAAATATCATGATGTATAAAAAACTTCTTTCTTTGCTTCGATCTAGATCTTTATTTGGCAAACTATCTCTCTCCTATACATGAGTTAAATGATCTAAGAAGAAGGCAACCCCCCACCCTCTCCTATCTCACTTTTTATTCAAATAATTCATGATCCGCAAACGGGTGGTTAGGATCAGCGCCTGCGGAATGAGTACGAAAACGATATATATGACCACAATTAACCATAAATGTGCCGCAAAATGTTCCGCACCGAACGACGGTTTCGGACGCTCAATAAAATACCACCAGCACGGGATAGCCACAAACCAGGTCAATCCGGTCGAGATGAACATCTCCTCAATCCCGCTCCACAGAAAGCAAAATAAAGCTACAAAGATAATGGGGCCCACCCACGAGTCCAATATGGGGCCCCAGCTCTGAAAGACGAAAATAATGGCGGGATACAGCAGCGTAAAGGTCCAGCGCCAAATCGGGTTGTTGTAGATGTGCATCGTTCCTCCTTAATGCCCGTTTTTGGAATAATTACCTCTTATTCAAATCAATTCATTATAAATCAAGTCCACATGCCCGAAAACACAGGTCAGCAAAAATAAGCTAAAAGTCTGCAATTTATGACATCGAAGTATCATCACTAAA contains these protein-coding regions:
- a CDS encoding Ger(x)C family spore germination protein; this translates as MKRHMRRWSLGLLSLVLCLVTSGCWSAYEIQQVDYAKAIGVDYKDGMYHVYVQTMDFASVAKSESSTKNEEPPPIWVGHATGKTLNLAINELFRSAQLHIAWGHVTAIVMAESILTSNHIKGVFDMLGRFPESRYTTWVYGTREPLEDILSATSIYNMSPLDSILHNPLPTFLEESLFPPVLSFKLIATHNDPSTTTYLPSIALNKEHWSQNKKKHELFVIEGAFFERTGVNFEYLSRSKLPGYHWLLKDMRRAPLMIEKDGTIYGVLSVGLPNLKIKPVVKGNDVHFNIDAKYLTALYEYLTPISYDEMVQFSEKTLRKQILQTYREGLRRGVDVYGLQEKLYRKNPGLWRKLSNNGSKMILTEDSIQNLNIKITIPYTGKFRRRV
- a CDS encoding spore germination protein, producing the protein MPITTTPTKVPHPAEPFRINEHNLTTFFAGSDDVIISSHMIGESPAQIVIVYCSGMVDSKSIYDIILPELTRAYERTHFLRTSDIERSITLQWTLMDLEDKAFGPKLMSLRVFEGHMLICIPSLQVMWSMDISNIPTRTPEESTTEVSIRGARDGFIERMSVNITLIRTRLRTADLACNIELIGSRSVTKVALMYIKNIANPELINDVQNRLRKIDTERIMTANELEELLSPSKLTLFPLTHYTGRPDFAAECLLNGRFILIVDGNPSVIIGPVNLFLLLKSPEDASFPFLSVNMGRMLRFIGLLVTIFLPGFYIALTSFHMDQLPFPLVATISVGRMGLPMESGVEMFLIMLLMELFREAGVRLPSAIGQTLTVVGGLIIGDSAIRAGMVSPLMIVVIAVTVVAGATIVNQVMTSSVLILRFFCYVLGASLGIYGFILSIILFLIYLTDLKSFGIPYLTPLTPLNFKQALASLFKLPKGWMKRRPVYLETQKPRKEGNDR
- a CDS encoding endospore germination permease, with protein sequence MSREKGEITIWLSFSIILLSAGLVCHVLSIPAILDKAGRDGWLSVAAAAPFFMLFLCMMFVIIRRVRGQRLTDWITREFGAVPSWIFRISASLLLLALGTHTLYETTNWTVSTYLQFTPPYVLAGCGALVAAWAAAKGIRSIAMTSSILLPFVILLGYFVMSANMKYKDYGQLFPIMEYGAGPVLKGMIYSLAGLMEIWILMLFQHDVKGKIRWWHLLLLGLFMLSMAAGPTLGAIVEFGPEEAAKQRNSPYEQWKLVNIGKLLQHVDFLSIYQWLSGSFARVAISIYLIVDLLDFRRPRKRYIAVLSVTFIMCFVAIQWWRIDYVDYYVNRIQFPVMLAYVSVVTVLLTLAAFIHKKDKEAPAHADHNHAHKGPSSG